A portion of the Adhaeribacter radiodurans genome contains these proteins:
- a CDS encoding DegT/DnrJ/EryC1/StrS family aminotransferase, giving the protein MNPKIWLSSPHMGNNEFNYVKEAFDTNWIAPLGPHVDGFEKTLENFLGQNTYVAALSSGTAALHLALIILGVQAGDEVICQSMTFSASANPIAYQGATPIFVDSEEQSWNMSPDFLEEAINDRLKKGKKPKAIIIVHLYGMPANMTRIMEIANKHDIPVVEDAAEALGSSYKKQPLGTFGAMSILSFNGNKIITTSGGGALVSTNEDWIKKARFLATQARDAAPHYQHSHIGYNYRMSNICAGIGRGQMEVLLERVKQRRYNFEYYKNAFASIPEIKFMEEPSSDYYSNRWLSTILVNGSGKSIDREQLRLSLEKDNIESRPLWKPMHLQPVFADASFYGDGTSERLFESGLCLPSGSNLSKEDLDRVVDQVVSTFSTVQI; this is encoded by the coding sequence ATGAACCCAAAAATATGGCTTTCGTCTCCACACATGGGCAATAACGAATTTAACTACGTTAAAGAAGCTTTTGACACTAACTGGATTGCGCCTTTAGGACCACATGTAGATGGTTTCGAGAAAACATTAGAAAATTTTTTAGGCCAAAACACTTATGTTGCCGCTTTAAGTTCTGGAACTGCCGCTTTGCACTTAGCTTTAATTATTTTAGGTGTGCAGGCTGGCGATGAAGTTATATGTCAGTCTATGACCTTTTCGGCATCGGCTAACCCAATTGCTTATCAAGGAGCGACGCCCATATTTGTGGATAGTGAAGAACAAAGCTGGAACATGTCGCCGGACTTTTTAGAAGAGGCTATTAATGATCGCTTAAAGAAAGGTAAAAAACCAAAAGCAATTATTATAGTGCACTTATACGGAATGCCGGCCAACATGACTCGTATTATGGAAATTGCGAATAAGCACGACATTCCTGTAGTAGAAGATGCGGCCGAAGCGTTGGGATCTTCCTATAAAAAACAACCACTAGGCACATTTGGAGCTATGAGTATCTTATCCTTTAATGGTAATAAGATAATTACCACTTCTGGAGGAGGAGCTCTGGTTTCAACCAATGAAGATTGGATAAAAAAAGCTCGTTTTCTTGCTACTCAAGCTCGCGATGCAGCCCCACATTATCAGCATTCTCATATAGGGTACAATTACCGCATGAGTAACATATGTGCAGGTATTGGACGTGGTCAAATGGAGGTTTTGCTGGAACGGGTAAAACAGCGGCGATACAATTTTGAATACTATAAAAATGCCTTTGCCTCCATTCCGGAAATAAAGTTTATGGAAGAGCCGTCTTCTGATTATTATTCGAATAGATGGTTAAGTACCATTTTAGTAAATGGCTCTGGCAAAAGTATAGATCGTGAGCAGCTTCGTTTATCTCTGGAGAAGGATAATATCGAATCACGCCCACTTTGGAAACCCATGCATTTACAACCTGTATTTGCTGATGCTTCTTTTTACGGCGATGGCACTAGTGAACGGTTATTTGAATCAGGACTTTGTCTCCCTTCCGGCTCTAATTTAAGCAAAGAAGATTTAGATAGAGTTGTTGATCAAGTAGTAAGCACTTTTTCAACGGTACAGATTTAA
- a CDS encoding Kelch repeat-containing protein — MNAKYFICFAFGLGLYFQGFAANKYSSESLEFLCPTFNPDFINKSKNGVLHHEKSWFSRKINFVAGPSFAGNYNLNIPENASIETILDTIQATDPDGDALIYSIQAGNTNTTFLLDSVSGTLKISKKLNYHTQSQYSLIVKVTDATGLFSETSVDIKVELLNAVPLQSSFIWETAASQPYVVNEAQGETVNNKLYNFGGFDSQKSGFTPTSRAYVYDPNLNKWTALAPLPPMNGTKYGGVTHTGITTDGTDIYFAGGYTSNLAGTGQIFGTKEVWKYIVAENRYERLLDLPIVVAAGQLEYVNGWLHHIGGTNQARTVDLNNHYALNLDDQSAGWKLLAPLPNPRQHAGSAVYEGKIYYIGGQTGHDKNLITQKKVHAYDPVTNQWTEKADLQVPAGSSGRGHISSAVLVAGNQILVLAGETVHSSGQSNLVSAYNPNTNTWGNLAPLPKARFSGVAALLNNCIYYSGGSRTNITFKSSPVLPPTQSLIQNLKSNTGGVYSFGELVVGTTIYTDQTYQIKSLPDDLNHSLFIKTPDKDKSLSEQEVFSFDITKGSTLYIAYDSKATVLPAWLNEWQKLPDTISTTNPIDDTYQLYSKSFPAGKVILSGNMATPAAGVNSNYYVIIVPNNTTGVQPEWKKEKSIVKLFPNPSSTGGKIKMFVSGLTPKMLLTITMQDMVGRRVYTQQVKTNQEGIINAELTPFPQLSKGLYLVTINFPLSKVQAKLLIE, encoded by the coding sequence ATGAATGCTAAGTACTTTATCTGTTTTGCTTTTGGCTTGGGGCTTTATTTTCAAGGTTTTGCCGCTAATAAATACAGTAGTGAAAGTTTAGAATTTTTATGCCCTACCTTCAATCCAGATTTTATTAACAAATCGAAGAATGGTGTACTGCATCATGAAAAAAGTTGGTTTTCAAGAAAGATTAATTTTGTTGCGGGACCAAGTTTTGCTGGGAACTATAATTTAAACATTCCAGAAAATGCTTCTATTGAAACCATCCTAGATACTATTCAAGCAACAGATCCCGATGGCGATGCTCTCATTTATTCTATTCAGGCAGGTAATACCAATACAACATTCTTACTTGATAGTGTATCGGGGACTTTAAAAATTTCAAAAAAACTTAATTATCATACTCAGTCTCAATATTCTTTAATTGTAAAAGTTACAGATGCTACCGGACTTTTCAGTGAAACATCCGTAGATATTAAAGTTGAGTTATTAAACGCAGTGCCCCTGCAGTCATCGTTTATATGGGAAACTGCCGCTAGTCAGCCGTACGTTGTAAATGAAGCACAAGGCGAAACAGTTAATAACAAACTTTATAATTTTGGTGGTTTTGATAGTCAGAAATCTGGTTTCACGCCCACCAGCCGCGCTTATGTTTATGATCCAAACCTAAATAAATGGACGGCTCTGGCTCCTTTGCCTCCCATGAACGGTACCAAATACGGCGGGGTAACGCATACAGGCATAACCACCGACGGCACAGATATATATTTTGCGGGAGGTTATACTTCTAATTTAGCAGGTACCGGACAAATATTTGGCACCAAAGAGGTCTGGAAATACATAGTAGCCGAAAATCGTTATGAACGTTTACTAGACTTACCAATTGTAGTTGCCGCCGGACAATTGGAATACGTAAATGGATGGCTGCATCATATTGGTGGCACCAATCAAGCGCGTACAGTGGATCTTAATAATCATTACGCTCTAAATTTAGATGACCAATCTGCCGGCTGGAAACTTCTGGCTCCCTTACCTAACCCTCGGCAACACGCTGGCTCGGCGGTGTACGAAGGAAAGATTTATTATATAGGTGGTCAGACGGGCCACGATAAAAATTTAATTACTCAAAAGAAAGTACACGCGTATGATCCGGTTACTAATCAATGGACTGAAAAAGCAGATCTGCAGGTTCCCGCTGGTAGTTCAGGGCGGGGCCATATTAGTTCGGCTGTGCTAGTTGCCGGGAATCAAATTTTAGTTTTAGCCGGTGAAACAGTGCATAGCAGCGGGCAAAGTAATTTGGTATCGGCTTATAATCCTAACACCAATACCTGGGGAAATTTAGCACCTTTACCCAAAGCTCGTTTTTCGGGCGTGGCCGCTTTACTAAACAACTGTATTTATTATAGTGGTGGTTCACGGACTAATATTACCTTTAAAAGTTCCCCGGTTCTGCCTCCAACGCAATCTCTGATTCAAAATCTTAAAAGTAATACGGGTGGAGTTTACAGTTTTGGCGAATTAGTTGTAGGTACCACTATTTACACCGATCAAACCTATCAAATTAAAAGCTTACCGGATGATTTGAATCATTCTCTTTTTATTAAAACCCCTGATAAAGATAAATCCCTATCCGAACAAGAGGTTTTTTCTTTTGACATAACTAAAGGTTCAACTTTATATATCGCCTATGATTCTAAAGCTACTGTTTTGCCGGCTTGGTTAAACGAATGGCAAAAACTACCCGATACAATTTCTACTACTAACCCCATTGATGACACCTACCAATTATATAGTAAATCGTTTCCGGCCGGAAAAGTAATATTGTCAGGGAATATGGCTACGCCGGCTGCAGGGGTTAATTCTAATTATTACGTTATTATAGTTCCTAATAATACCACCGGCGTTCAACCTGAATGGAAAAAAGAAAAATCAATAGTAAAGTTATTTCCTAATCCTAGCTCAACTGGAGGTAAAATTAAGATGTTTGTATCAGGTCTAACCCCAAAAATGTTGTTAACAATAACGATGCAAGATATGGTTGGCCGTCGGGTATATACCCAGCAAGTGAAAACAAACCAAGAAGGTATTATAAATGCAGAACTCACTCCTTTTCCTCAACTATCTAAGGGTTTATATTTGGTAACAATTAATTTTCCTTTAAGTAAAGTTCAAGCCAAATTGCTTATTGAATAA
- a CDS encoding HAD family hydrolase, which produces MRFNENTFVVFDLDDTIYQEIDFLRSAYRHIAGLLQPSVKKDLFDEMWFRYTNKENVFEWLMKEHASLLPNITISFLLNEYRSHLPQITLSEDALEFLDYLKEAKILCGLITDGRSITQRNKLKALGIETYFADIIISEEFGSEKPNERNFLFFEQKYSDKEFYYIGDNTAKDFIVPAKLGWHTVCLENNGQNIHSQDFRREPIPTVIIRSFKELMPIVVSQSSS; this is translated from the coding sequence GATTTATCAGGAGATTGATTTTTTACGGTCAGCCTATCGCCATATAGCCGGTTTGCTACAGCCATCTGTAAAGAAAGATCTCTTTGATGAAATGTGGTTTCGTTATACTAATAAAGAGAATGTTTTTGAGTGGCTTATGAAGGAGCATGCTTCTTTATTACCCAATATTACTATTTCATTTCTTTTAAATGAGTACCGATCACACCTACCTCAAATTACTTTATCGGAGGATGCATTAGAGTTTTTAGATTATTTAAAAGAAGCTAAAATTTTGTGCGGTCTTATTACAGACGGTCGAAGCATTACACAACGGAATAAGTTAAAAGCATTAGGTATAGAGACTTATTTTGCAGATATTATTATATCAGAAGAGTTTGGCTCCGAAAAACCGAATGAACGTAATTTCTTATTCTTTGAGCAAAAATATTCTGATAAAGAATTTTACTATATAGGTGATAATACCGCTAAAGATTTTATTGTGCCGGCAAAATTAGGATGGCATACGGTTTGCCTGGAGAATAATGGTCAAAACATCCATTCACAGGATTTTAGAAGAGAACCTATACCCACAGTAATAATCAGATCTTTTAAGGAATTAATGCCAATTGTGGTAAGTCAATCCTCTAGTTAA
- a CDS encoding polysaccharide biosynthesis protein: protein MKKFILANSIPRWVILLIDQVITSWSFVLAFFVITQFEFSNILRGHFFIYTGLYCITSLSVFFLMRIHTGVIRYSNTQDIVRIFSAVLATSFIYILVLSMIIIPVYHINTVNIFIVLLINFFISSSLLIMLRIGAKSFFQFIKRSTSAEKETVLIFGSDTNSMLIKKALENSISSRFVIAGFIDDNYQNVNKYIQQKKVYSAKNIEQLRLKLKVDKIVVMSEDLKTEGRKNIVEKCLEIGLKVLTVPPTEQWISGRLRLNQIQDLKIEDLLQRDPIVIQSGNISREITGRRVLVTGGAGSIGSEIVRQVLTFDPAMIIICDQAESPLHELQLEVEEAFPDANIKIYIANISNYNRMYSLFEEFSPQIVFHAAAYKHVPMMENNPSEAIITNILGTKTLADLSIAFDVEKFVMISTDKAVNPTNIMGASKRIAEIYIQSLNNVNVQSLNNINVISSRLNDLTHSKTRFVTTRFGNVLGSNGSVIPRFRAQIEKGAPLTVTHPEITRYFMTIPEAVQLVLEAGSMGKGGEIFLFDMGEPVKIADLARKMIKLAGLIPDVDIKIVYTGLRPGEKLYEELLNKEEESIPTHHDKIKISKVRTYIYDKVASDIKELLTLVQKENDDYEIVKKMKDIVPEFLSKNSKYEELDYGTANNNSLLIQQAS, encoded by the coding sequence ATGAAAAAATTTATACTTGCTAATTCAATACCACGATGGGTCATTTTACTGATCGATCAGGTTATTACAAGCTGGTCCTTCGTATTAGCATTCTTTGTAATAACTCAATTTGAATTTTCAAATATATTAAGAGGGCATTTCTTTATATATACAGGTTTATATTGCATTACTTCTCTTAGCGTATTTTTTCTCATGCGCATACATACCGGGGTAATCAGATATTCCAATACTCAAGATATAGTTAGAATTTTCTCGGCTGTATTAGCTACAAGCTTTATCTATATTTTAGTGTTAAGCATGATTATTATTCCTGTATACCATATTAATACAGTAAACATTTTTATTGTGCTTTTAATAAACTTTTTTATATCCTCTTCTTTACTAATTATGCTAAGAATTGGAGCTAAAAGTTTCTTTCAATTTATAAAGCGAAGTACTTCTGCTGAAAAGGAAACCGTACTCATCTTTGGTTCCGACACTAATTCTATGCTTATAAAAAAGGCTTTAGAAAACAGTATCTCTAGTAGATTTGTCATTGCTGGGTTTATTGACGATAACTACCAAAATGTTAATAAATATATTCAACAGAAAAAGGTTTACTCTGCGAAAAATATTGAACAGCTTCGTTTAAAGCTTAAAGTAGATAAGATTGTGGTAATGAGCGAAGACTTGAAAACCGAAGGCAGAAAAAATATTGTTGAGAAATGCTTAGAAATTGGTTTAAAAGTTTTAACTGTTCCGCCAACCGAACAATGGATTTCCGGTAGGTTACGACTCAATCAGATCCAAGATCTTAAAATTGAAGATTTATTACAACGTGATCCTATTGTTATCCAGAGTGGTAATATTTCTAGAGAAATTACGGGAAGACGAGTTTTAGTAACTGGCGGTGCAGGTTCGATTGGTTCAGAAATTGTAAGACAAGTTTTGACTTTTGACCCGGCAATGATTATCATTTGCGATCAGGCTGAATCTCCTTTACATGAATTACAACTTGAAGTAGAAGAAGCATTTCCAGATGCTAACATAAAAATATACATAGCCAATATTTCGAACTATAACCGGATGTATTCTCTTTTCGAAGAGTTTAGTCCTCAAATTGTCTTCCATGCGGCGGCTTATAAGCACGTACCAATGATGGAAAACAATCCTTCTGAAGCTATTATTACTAACATATTAGGCACTAAAACACTAGCAGATTTATCTATTGCCTTCGACGTAGAGAAATTTGTAATGATTTCAACGGATAAAGCAGTTAACCCAACTAATATAATGGGGGCTTCTAAGCGTATTGCTGAAATTTATATTCAATCGTTGAACAACGTAAATGTTCAGTCCTTGAACAACATAAACGTTATAAGTTCTCGATTAAATGATCTTACCCATTCTAAAACGAGGTTTGTTACTACCCGCTTTGGTAATGTGCTTGGTTCAAACGGTTCTGTAATTCCCCGTTTCCGGGCGCAGATTGAAAAAGGAGCTCCTCTTACTGTTACGCATCCGGAAATTACCCGCTACTTTATGACGATTCCGGAGGCTGTTCAACTAGTGTTAGAAGCAGGCAGTATGGGTAAAGGTGGTGAAATATTCTTGTTTGACATGGGAGAGCCAGTTAAGATTGCGGATCTGGCTAGAAAAATGATTAAACTAGCTGGATTAATTCCGGATGTGGATATTAAGATTGTCTATACAGGTTTACGGCCAGGTGAAAAACTTTATGAAGAACTACTTAATAAAGAAGAGGAATCTATTCCAACTCACCATGACAAAATAAAAATATCGAAGGTTAGAACTTACATATATGATAAGGTAGCTAGTGATATAAAAGAATTGCTTACTTTAGTTCAGAAAGAAAATGACGATTATGAGATCGTTAAGAAAATGAAAGATATTGTACCTGAGTTTTTAAGTAAAAATTCTAAATACGAAGAACTTGATTATGGTACAGCTAACAACAATTCTCTTTTGATTCAACAGGCAAGCTGA